Proteins found in one Vagococcus carniphilus genomic segment:
- a CDS encoding BMC domain-containing protein produces MNEKNRIIQESVPGRQITIAHIIANPDDRVYAKVGLHDYDKQALGILTITPGEAAIVASDVAVKAADVRVAFMDRFSGTLVIAGDVMAVEAAIEAVSDTLRNMLNVSTAKITKS; encoded by the coding sequence ATGAATGAAAAAAATAGAATTATTCAAGAATCGGTGCCAGGTCGTCAGATAACGATTGCACATATTATTGCGAACCCAGATGACCGTGTTTACGCTAAAGTTGGTTTACATGACTATGATAAACAAGCATTGGGAATTCTGACTATTACGCCAGGAGAAGCAGCTATTGTGGCTTCAGATGTTGCTGTCAAAGCAGCAGATGTTAGAGTGGCTTTCATGGATAGATTTAGTGGAACTTTAGTTATTGCCGGTGATGTGATGGCAGTGGAAGCAGCAATTGAAGCTGTTAGTGATACACTAAGAAATATGTTGAATGTCTCTACAGCAAAAATAACCAAATCGTAA